The DNA window AGTTGTTACGGGTATGGGAATGATTACCCCCTTAGGACTAACTGTTAAAGAAACATGGGAAGGCATTACCGCAGGTAAAAGCGGTATTCGTCTGATCAAACATTTTGATGCTTCAGAATCCCCCGTTAAATTTTGTGGTAATGTCGAAAATTTCGATGCCACGCAGTTTATGAATCCTAAAGATGTGCGTCGTTTAGATACCTTTATCCACTATGGCGTAGCTGCAGCAAAACAGGCAATTGAAGATTCCCATTTAGATTTCGATACCGAAGATTTAGATCGTATCGGTATTGCTATTGGGTCGGGTATTGGCGGATTACCTATCATTGAAAGAAACTGCCAGATATTAGAAGATTCTGGTCCCCGCAAAATTTCGCCCTTCTTTATTCCCGGCACTATCATTAATATGGTCGCGGGATATGTTTCCATTATGTACGGGCTTAAAGGGCCTAATATTGCCATCGTTACTGCTTGTACCACGGGCACTCATAATATTGGTCATGCAGCAAGAATGATTACTTATGGTGATGCTGATGTAATGGTAACTGGGGGGACGGAAATGGCCACCTCATTGTTGAGCATTAGCGGATTTGCTTCTTCACGGGCATTATCTACGCGTAATGACGATCCTGAGAGAGCAAGTCGTCCTTGGGATAAAGACAGAGATGGTTTTGTGTTAGGCGAGGGAGCAGGCGTACTCATTCTTGAAGAATACGAACATGCTAAAAAGCGCGGTGCCACCATTTATGCAGAGTTGATTGGTTTTGGCATGAGTGCTGATGCCTACCATATGACTGCACCCGAAGAAGATGGTAAAGGTTTTGTTAGCTCAATGATCAACACTTTACATGATGCCAAAATTGCGCCGGAACAAGTGGATTATATTAATGCTCACGGCACTTCAACGCCTGTGGGAGATGTTATCGAAGCCTTAGCAATTAAAAAAGCATTCGGTGCCCACGCCTATAATCTTGGCGTAAGTTCAACTAAGTCTATGACAGGTCATTTATTGGGAGCAGCAGGCGCAGTTGAGGCGATTATCTCTATCTTAGCGATGCGTGATCAAGTGGCTCCCCCTACCATTAACTTGGATAATCCTGATGAAGGATGCGATTTGAATTTTATACCTAAAACGGCTCAAGAAATGAAAATCAACATAGTACTATCCAATTCTTTTGGCTTTGGGGG is part of the Gammaproteobacteria bacterium genome and encodes:
- the fabF gene encoding beta-ketoacyl-ACP synthase II codes for the protein MAKRRVVVTGMGMITPLGLTVKETWEGITAGKSGIRLIKHFDASESPVKFCGNVENFDATQFMNPKDVRRLDTFIHYGVAAAKQAIEDSHLDFDTEDLDRIGIAIGSGIGGLPIIERNCQILEDSGPRKISPFFIPGTIINMVAGYVSIMYGLKGPNIAIVTACTTGTHNIGHAARMITYGDADVMVTGGTEMATSLLSISGFASSRALSTRNDDPERASRPWDKDRDGFVLGEGAGVLILEEYEHAKKRGATIYAELIGFGMSADAYHMTAPEEDGKGFVSSMINTLHDAKIAPEQVDYINAHGTSTPVGDVIEALAIKKAFGAHAYNLGVSSTKSMTGHLLGAAGAVEAIISILAMRDQVAPPTINLDNPDEGCDLNFIPKTAQEMKINIVLSNSFGFGGTNGSLLFKRVE